In Candidatus Hydrogenedentota bacterium, a genomic segment contains:
- a CDS encoding response regulator: MAPKTILVVDDEPDVVSLLETTLRSEGFNVLAAYDGISALDLCATEKPDLVLLDIMMPMMSGYEVCEQIKANPLTQHIPVLCLSSAHTPEARAQSFRAGAAELLKKPFFPAELIAQLRRHLRDRDMLL; this comes from the coding sequence ATGGCGCCGAAAACCATACTTGTGGTGGATGACGAACCGGATGTGGTGTCGCTTTTGGAGACGACCCTCCGTTCGGAGGGGTTCAATGTGCTCGCCGCCTATGACGGGATATCGGCACTTGATCTTTGCGCCACGGAGAAGCCGGACCTGGTGCTGCTGGACATCATGATGCCGATGATGAGCGGGTATGAAGTCTGCGAACAGATTAAAGCGAACCCCCTGACACAGCACATCCCCGTGCTGTGCCTGTCCTCGGCGCACACGCCGGAGGCGCGCGCCCAGTCCTTCCGCGCGGGCGCGGCGGAGCTGCTGAAGAAGCCCTTCTTTCCCGCAGAGCTCATCGCGCAGCTCCGGCGGCACCTGCGTGACCGGGACATGCTGCTGTAA
- a CDS encoding 3'(2'),5'-bisphosphate nucleotidase, producing the protein MHPFDDEHTLELVSFLREAARLARRVRGDLAVMGLTKGDLSPVTVADFAIQALAGQRLGEAFPEIPLVGEEDSAALAAPDSAALLEQVTRYAGEFAGGATAETVCAWIDRGAGEPGDRFWTLDPIDGTKGYLRGGQYAVALALVKRGEVLLGGLACPELGLDGRPGSGMLAVARRGGGAFMAPLDAAHPEWTRMRVSACAAPRAARLMRSAESGHTDPGQTEAIVRELGIEAPSVPMDSQAKYAALAMGGGELLLRLLSPDRPDYKEKIWDHAAGSLVLEEAGGRVTDLKGRPFDFTRGRCLEGNTGLLASNGLLHEAALRAVARVTGG; encoded by the coding sequence ATGCACCCATTTGACGACGAGCACACGCTGGAATTGGTTTCTTTTCTCCGCGAGGCGGCGCGGCTGGCGCGGCGGGTGCGGGGCGACCTGGCGGTCATGGGGCTCACGAAGGGGGACCTTTCGCCGGTGACGGTGGCGGATTTCGCCATTCAGGCGCTTGCGGGGCAACGGCTTGGGGAGGCCTTTCCGGAGATACCGCTGGTGGGCGAGGAGGACAGCGCGGCGCTGGCCGCGCCGGACAGCGCGGCGTTGCTGGAGCAGGTGACGCGGTACGCGGGGGAGTTTGCGGGCGGCGCGACCGCAGAGACAGTCTGCGCGTGGATAGACCGGGGCGCTGGGGAGCCCGGCGACCGGTTCTGGACCCTGGACCCCATAGACGGCACGAAGGGGTATCTGCGGGGGGGGCAGTACGCGGTGGCGCTGGCGCTGGTGAAACGCGGCGAAGTGCTGCTGGGCGGCCTTGCCTGCCCTGAACTGGGCCTGGACGGGCGGCCGGGTTCGGGCATGCTCGCGGTGGCGCGGCGTGGCGGGGGCGCGTTCATGGCGCCCTTGGACGCGGCGCACCCGGAATGGACCCGGATGCGGGTCTCGGCCTGCGCGGCGCCGCGCGCGGCGCGGCTGATGCGGTCGGCGGAGTCGGGGCACACGGACCCGGGCCAGACCGAGGCCATTGTGCGGGAACTGGGCATCGAGGCGCCATCCGTGCCGATGGACAGCCAGGCCAAGTACGCCGCGCTGGCCATGGGCGGCGGGGAACTGCTGCTACGCCTGCTGTCCCCAGACCGCCCGGACTACAAGGAGAAAATCTGGGACCATGCGGCGGGGTCGCTGGTGCTGGAGGAGGCCGGGGGCCGGGTCACGGATTTGAAAGGCAGGCCTTTTGACTTCACACGGGGCCGGTGTCTGGAGGGGAACACGGGGCTGCTTGCGTCGAATGGACTGCTGCATGAGGCGGCATTGCGGGCGGTGGCGCGGGTGACGGGGGGGTAG
- a CDS encoding 4Fe-4S binding protein, which translates to MSRGRVLCAALLAAALLAGGAMAAEFRFPMPEFDSGYTRPPMKLPPAALTSPMVDVALLAGLMALTAWAVIWRRSRAWTLSIACFSLFYFGFYRLGCVCSVGSLQNVANAFFGNGAAVPLVVSAFFVLPLVFALWFGRVFCAAVCPLGALQEVCAVRPVQLPRPVEQALGLLAHAYLGLAVVGVVTGSGFLVCQYDPFVGFFRRGASFNMLLAGGILLALGIFVARPYCRFLCPYGVLLRWVSIFSRWHASVTPAGCIQCRLCESACPVNAIEFPTPSAPPEPRAAGLRRTRRLLLAAPLIVLFAAGAGWTAHPWLSRLHPTVRLAERMAAEEAGRITETTIDTDTFRAGQQSLAGLYAAAGEVNHRYKYAGAGFGAFMGLVVCGRLLRLTTLRQRPDYEVDRGACVSCARCFAYCPVEKSNAEV; encoded by the coding sequence ATGAGCCGCGGGCGGGTCCTGTGCGCGGCGTTGCTGGCCGCCGCCCTGCTTGCGGGGGGCGCAATGGCGGCGGAGTTCCGCTTCCCCATGCCGGAGTTCGACTCGGGGTACACGCGCCCGCCCATGAAGCTTCCCCCGGCGGCGCTGACCTCGCCCATGGTGGACGTGGCGCTGCTGGCGGGGCTCATGGCGCTCACGGCATGGGCGGTGATATGGCGGCGGTCCCGCGCGTGGACCCTTTCCATCGCCTGTTTCTCCCTGTTCTATTTCGGGTTCTACCGGCTCGGCTGCGTCTGCTCCGTGGGGTCGCTTCAAAACGTTGCGAACGCCTTTTTCGGCAACGGCGCGGCGGTGCCGCTGGTGGTGTCGGCCTTTTTCGTGCTGCCCCTGGTGTTTGCCCTGTGGTTTGGGCGGGTTTTCTGCGCCGCCGTGTGCCCGCTGGGGGCGCTGCAGGAGGTCTGCGCGGTGCGTCCGGTGCAGTTGCCCCGGCCGGTGGAGCAGGCGCTGGGCCTGCTTGCCCACGCCTACCTGGGGCTCGCCGTGGTGGGCGTGGTCACGGGCAGCGGGTTCCTGGTCTGCCAGTACGACCCCTTCGTCGGGTTTTTCCGCCGGGGCGCCAGTTTCAACATGCTGCTCGCCGGGGGCATCCTGCTGGCGCTGGGCATATTTGTGGCCCGGCCCTACTGCCGGTTCCTGTGCCCCTACGGGGTGCTTCTGCGCTGGGTTTCGATCTTCTCGCGGTGGCACGCCTCAGTCACGCCCGCGGGGTGCATCCAGTGCCGCCTTTGCGAGTCGGCGTGCCCGGTCAACGCGATTGAGTTCCCCACGCCGTCCGCGCCGCCGGAGCCGCGCGCGGCGGGGCTGCGGCGGACGCGCCGGCTGCTGCTGGCCGCGCCCCTGATTGTGCTGTTCGCGGCGGGTGCGGGCTGGACGGCCCACCCGTGGCTCTCGCGCCTGCACCCGACGGTGCGGCTTGCGGAGCGGATGGCCGCCGAGGAGGCGGGGCGAATCACGGAGACCACGATAGACACGGACACCTTCCGGGCGGGCCAGCAGTCCCTGGCCGGGCTTTACGCGGCTGCCGGGGAGGTGAACCACCGTTACAAATACGCCGGGGCGGGCTTTGGCGCGTTCATGGGGCTGGTGGTGTGCGGCCGGCTCCTGCGCCTGACGACGCTCCGGCAGCGCCCGGACTACGAGGTGGACCGGGGCGCGTGCGTGAGCTGCGCGCGCTGTTTCGCCTACTGCCCGGTGGAGAAGAGCAATGCCGAAGTCTGA
- a CDS encoding PQQ-binding-like beta-propeller repeat protein produces the protein MTPRQQGSILAGLVLAAALAAAGGMFWHLLARPPEIAVSMRVPGADGAPADRGADGERVNLSGTFKQFDGAPSALPGDWPRFRGPDVDNIAKDTPPLADSWGPDGPEVLWTVEVGEGYAGAAVRDGRVYLIDYDEAARADAVRCFSLDDGREIWRRSYALVVKKNHGMSRTVPVVTDKHLITIGPRCHVVCLDPVSGAFRWGLDLQREYGSKEPMWYTGQCPLVDGNRLILAPCGPETLMMAVDCDTGEPVWKAPNPDEWKMSHASVIPMTLAGRRMYVYSAVGGVAGVSAAPEDAGALLWRVPWKAKVVAPSPVPAGDDLVFVSAGYGEGGMMIKVSPDGDGFKAEALYSHKPKDGLASEQQTPIFHEGLLYGIMPKDAGALRSQFVCYRPDGSLVWSSGQENRFGLGPYLLADGKFFVLDDEGTLSVLRARADAFEPLASAKVIGGHETWGPFALAGDRLLLRNQTQMACVSVGKAQ, from the coding sequence ATGACACCGCGTCAACAGGGCAGCATATTGGCCGGACTGGTCCTTGCGGCGGCGCTGGCCGCGGCGGGGGGCATGTTCTGGCATCTGCTGGCGCGGCCCCCCGAGATTGCCGTGTCCATGCGTGTTCCCGGCGCAGACGGCGCGCCGGCGGACCGGGGCGCGGACGGGGAGCGGGTGAACCTGTCGGGCACGTTCAAACAGTTTGACGGCGCGCCCTCTGCGCTTCCGGGCGACTGGCCGCGGTTCCGCGGCCCCGATGTGGACAACATCGCCAAAGACACCCCCCCCCTGGCCGATTCCTGGGGTCCGGACGGCCCGGAAGTGCTCTGGACGGTGGAGGTGGGCGAGGGGTACGCGGGCGCGGCGGTGCGCGACGGCCGGGTCTACCTCATAGACTACGACGAGGCGGCGCGGGCGGACGCGGTCCGGTGTTTCTCGCTGGACGACGGGCGTGAAATCTGGCGGCGCTCCTACGCGCTGGTGGTGAAGAAGAACCACGGCATGTCCCGGACTGTGCCGGTGGTGACCGACAAACACCTGATAACCATCGGCCCGCGCTGCCACGTGGTCTGCCTGGACCCGGTCAGCGGCGCCTTCCGCTGGGGTCTGGACCTGCAGCGCGAGTACGGCTCAAAGGAGCCCATGTGGTACACGGGGCAATGCCCGCTGGTGGACGGCAACCGGCTGATCCTCGCGCCGTGCGGCCCGGAGACGCTGATGATGGCGGTGGACTGCGACACGGGCGAGCCCGTCTGGAAGGCGCCCAACCCGGACGAGTGGAAGATGTCCCACGCCTCGGTCATCCCCATGACCCTTGCGGGGCGGCGGATGTATGTGTACTCCGCCGTGGGCGGGGTGGCGGGCGTCTCCGCGGCGCCGGAAGACGCGGGCGCGCTGCTGTGGCGGGTGCCGTGGAAGGCGAAAGTGGTCGCGCCGTCCCCGGTGCCCGCCGGGGACGACCTTGTCTTTGTGAGCGCGGGCTACGGCGAGGGCGGCATGATGATCAAGGTGTCGCCGGACGGGGACGGGTTCAAGGCGGAGGCCCTGTACAGCCACAAACCGAAGGACGGGCTCGCCTCGGAGCAGCAGACGCCCATTTTCCATGAGGGGCTGCTCTACGGCATCATGCCCAAGGATGCGGGGGCGCTCCGCTCGCAGTTTGTGTGCTACCGGCCCGACGGGTCGCTGGTGTGGTCGAGCGGCCAGGAGAACCGCTTCGGCCTGGGGCCGTACCTGCTGGCGGACGGCAAGTTTTTCGTGCTGGACGACGAGGGCACGCTTTCGGTGCTTCGGGCGCGGGCGGACGCCTTCGAGCCGCTGGCCTCGGCCAAGGTGATTGGCGGGCATGAGACCTGGGGGCCCTTCGCCCTGGCGGGCGACCGGCTGCTGCTGCGCAACCAGACGCAGATGGCCTGCGTTTCTGTGGGAAAGGCGCAATAG
- a CDS encoding PQQ-binding-like beta-propeller repeat protein translates to MTGLSFGRNGILALVLAFSAGMATADWAQMGGPNRDFRVTDTGIARTWPKAGPKVLWTVPLGAGYGSPAVRDGEVYVLDRMGDKQDNLRCLELATGKELWNFTYDAPGSVSHDGSRTAPTVDETHVYSVGLMGHLQCVDRKTHQPVWSKNLLEDFGVKLPNWGVSQAPLLYKDLVIIAPQAPDAYVVAFNKDSGEIVWKSAGQGAVGYSTPVLLNLCGADQVVMVGASTKDGSTKGIVAGISPENGATLWTYEGWQCFIPIPYATALPEDRVFITGGYKAGSAMVQVKKDGDAYTAVELWKSDVCGSQIQQPLFHDGHLYVNSNSNEREDGLMCLTPGGEVKWKTKDAWFSTSFERGPLMLADGLMINLEGKKGTLHLIEPSTAEYKELASFKILGGKEIWAPMALSGGKLLVRSQEEMKCLDLVNP, encoded by the coding sequence ATGACGGGTTTATCCTTTGGCAGGAACGGGATTCTGGCACTGGTTCTGGCGTTTTCGGCGGGGATGGCAACGGCGGACTGGGCGCAGATGGGGGGCCCGAACCGGGATTTCCGCGTCACGGACACGGGCATCGCCCGGACCTGGCCCAAGGCGGGCCCGAAAGTGCTCTGGACTGTTCCGCTGGGCGCGGGGTATGGTTCCCCCGCCGTGCGTGACGGCGAGGTGTATGTCCTTGACCGGATGGGCGACAAGCAGGACAACCTGCGGTGCCTTGAGCTGGCAACGGGCAAAGAGCTTTGGAATTTCACCTATGACGCGCCGGGCAGCGTGAGCCATGACGGTTCCCGCACGGCGCCGACGGTGGACGAGACCCATGTGTACAGCGTTGGGTTGATGGGCCACCTCCAGTGCGTTGACCGCAAAACGCACCAGCCGGTGTGGAGCAAGAACCTGCTGGAGGATTTTGGGGTCAAGCTTCCCAACTGGGGCGTTTCCCAGGCGCCGTTGCTGTACAAGGACCTGGTGATTATCGCGCCGCAGGCGCCGGACGCCTATGTGGTGGCGTTCAACAAGGACTCCGGGGAGATTGTCTGGAAAAGCGCGGGCCAGGGCGCGGTGGGTTATTCCACCCCGGTTCTTCTCAACCTTTGCGGCGCGGACCAGGTGGTGATGGTCGGCGCGAGCACCAAGGACGGGTCCACGAAGGGCATCGTGGCGGGGATTTCCCCGGAAAACGGCGCGACGCTCTGGACCTATGAGGGGTGGCAGTGCTTCATCCCGATCCCCTATGCGACCGCCCTGCCGGAAGACCGGGTATTCATCACGGGCGGGTACAAGGCGGGATCTGCCATGGTCCAGGTGAAAAAGGACGGGGACGCCTACACGGCGGTGGAACTGTGGAAGAGCGACGTGTGCGGCAGCCAGATACAGCAGCCGCTGTTCCATGACGGGCACCTGTATGTGAACAGCAACTCGAACGAGCGCGAGGACGGGCTGATGTGCCTCACGCCGGGCGGCGAGGTGAAATGGAAGACGAAGGACGCCTGGTTCTCGACGAGCTTTGAGCGCGGCCCGCTGATGCTTGCGGACGGGCTGATGATCAACCTCGAGGGGAAAAAGGGCACGCTTCACCTCATCGAGCCCTCGACTGCGGAGTACAAGGAGCTTGCCAGCTTCAAAATACTCGGCGGCAAGGAAATCTGGGCGCCGATGGCCCTGTCCGGCGGGAAACTCCTCGTGCGCAGCCAGGAGGAGATGAAGTGCCTGGACCTGGTCAACCCCTGA
- a CDS encoding PQQ-binding-like beta-propeller repeat protein, whose protein sequence is MPKSDTLKKRFHPDTVRWRAAMAAAAVSGAFCLVVSSLLIVNYLQVSAATPLENPELLALRAKLGELPAEDPALVAQIRAMDLLARRAFFTSQEMLRTGGLLLLAGAVALVIALRLAARWKPQLPAPDPEAGEDGYWLVRARTRELLMFFGAVWLVVALGAAVFTPLDFPAAALGGQGHGQTRTGTDGPVSAAVGEGRDTVPAGGEGQEADPAAAAAAAPSPVTVPGWDEVRRQWPNFRGPGGIGVAFHTNAPVTWNAETGENIRWKTEVPLPGFNSPVVWGNRVFLSGSDAETREVYCFDADSGELLWRHPVADLPGFTGKIPEFQEETGFAAPTMAAQGDRVFAIFATGDLVCLDHGGKMLWGKNLGVPDNHYAHSSSLIVYEDLLLVQYDQKKDGKIIALHIGDGREVWTVPRERISWASPVCVETPLGWQLVVNSIKDVDAYNPRTGQALWKLKCLDGEVAPSPAYGAGIFFVANEYATATAIRVGGTAESPEPEALWEFDEILPDVSSPLVTEKHAYLTTFRGEIACLDPATGEVRWVQELDEGFRASPILVGDRIYLMDAAGKMLIFKDASEFELVGEPALGEEAAATPAFLDGRIYIRTLGHLVCIAGQ, encoded by the coding sequence ATGCCGAAGTCTGACACGCTGAAAAAACGGTTTCACCCCGACACAGTCCGGTGGCGGGCCGCCATGGCCGCCGCGGCGGTGTCCGGGGCCTTCTGCCTGGTGGTGTCCAGCCTGCTCATCGTGAACTACCTGCAGGTGAGCGCCGCGACGCCCCTGGAGAATCCCGAGCTGCTGGCGCTGCGCGCGAAACTGGGCGAACTGCCCGCGGAGGACCCGGCGCTGGTGGCGCAAATCCGGGCGATGGACCTGCTGGCGCGGCGCGCCTTTTTCACCAGCCAGGAAATGCTGCGCACGGGCGGACTGCTGCTGCTGGCGGGGGCGGTGGCGCTGGTCATCGCCCTGCGTCTTGCGGCGCGGTGGAAGCCGCAACTGCCCGCGCCCGACCCGGAGGCCGGGGAGGACGGCTACTGGCTGGTGCGCGCGCGGACGCGGGAGCTGCTGATGTTTTTCGGCGCGGTGTGGCTGGTCGTGGCGCTGGGGGCCGCCGTGTTCACGCCGCTTGATTTTCCCGCCGCCGCGCTTGGGGGGCAGGGACATGGACAGACACGGACGGGCACGGACGGACCCGTTTCTGCTGCCGTCGGGGAGGGGCGGGACACCGTTCCCGCAGGCGGTGAGGGGCAGGAAGCCGACCCCGCGGCCGCCGCCGCCGCCGCCCCGTCCCCGGTCACCGTGCCGGGATGGGACGAGGTGCGCCGCCAGTGGCCGAATTTCCGGGGGCCCGGCGGCATCGGCGTGGCGTTTCACACGAACGCGCCCGTCACGTGGAACGCGGAGACGGGCGAGAACATCCGCTGGAAGACGGAGGTGCCCCTGCCGGGTTTCAACTCGCCGGTGGTCTGGGGGAACCGCGTGTTCCTGAGCGGGTCCGACGCGGAGACGCGCGAGGTGTACTGCTTTGACGCGGACAGCGGGGAATTGCTGTGGCGCCACCCCGTCGCCGACCTCCCGGGCTTCACGGGGAAGATTCCGGAGTTCCAGGAGGAGACGGGTTTTGCCGCGCCGACCATGGCGGCGCAGGGTGACCGTGTTTTCGCGATCTTCGCGACGGGAGACCTGGTCTGCCTGGACCATGGCGGGAAGATGCTGTGGGGCAAAAACCTCGGGGTGCCGGACAACCACTACGCGCACTCGTCCTCGCTGATCGTTTATGAGGATCTGCTGCTGGTGCAGTACGACCAGAAGAAGGACGGCAAGATCATCGCCCTGCACATCGGGGACGGGAGAGAAGTGTGGACCGTGCCGCGCGAGCGGATATCCTGGGCCTCGCCCGTCTGTGTGGAGACGCCCCTGGGCTGGCAGTTGGTGGTGAACTCGATCAAGGACGTGGACGCCTACAACCCGCGCACGGGCCAGGCGCTGTGGAAGCTGAAATGCCTGGACGGCGAGGTGGCGCCCAGTCCGGCCTACGGCGCGGGCATCTTCTTTGTGGCCAACGAGTACGCCACGGCCACGGCCATCCGCGTGGGCGGCACGGCGGAGTCCCCGGAGCCGGAGGCTTTGTGGGAGTTCGACGAGATACTCCCGGACGTGTCCAGCCCGCTGGTCACGGAGAAGCACGCCTACCTGACCACGTTCCGGGGCGAGATCGCCTGCCTTGACCCGGCCACGGGCGAGGTGCGCTGGGTGCAGGAGCTGGACGAGGGCTTCCGCGCCTCGCCCATCCTGGTCGGCGACCGGATTTACCTGATGGACGCGGCGGGGAAAATGCTGATTTTCAAGGACGCCTCCGAATTTGAGCTTGTGGGCGAGCCGGCGTTGGGCGAGGAGGCCGCGGCGACGCCGGCCTTCCTGGACGGGCGCATCTACATCCGCACCCTGGGGCACCTGGTGTGCATTGCGGGGCAGTAG
- a CDS encoding 4Fe-4S binding protein: protein MDKETGIGRRDFIRAAAVVAAGGGAWLAAGSGAETLVWQIDPSKCTQCGRCATTCVMNPSAVKCVHSYQICGFCDLCGAYLLPDAKKQDTGAENELCPVAAINRRFIEDPFFEYTIDEALCVGCGKCVKGCAQFGNGSLYLQIKRDLCKNCNECAIARDCPSDAVSQVPMRLAYRLKTGGAEPEKGDGA, encoded by the coding sequence ATGGACAAGGAAACGGGCATCGGGCGGCGGGATTTCATCCGCGCCGCCGCCGTGGTTGCGGCGGGCGGCGGGGCGTGGCTCGCGGCGGGTTCCGGCGCGGAGACCCTGGTGTGGCAGATAGACCCGTCCAAATGCACCCAGTGCGGGCGCTGCGCGACGACGTGCGTCATGAACCCCTCGGCGGTGAAATGCGTCCATTCGTACCAGATTTGCGGGTTCTGCGACCTGTGCGGCGCGTACCTGCTTCCGGACGCGAAAAAGCAGGACACGGGCGCGGAGAACGAGCTCTGCCCCGTGGCCGCCATCAACCGCCGCTTCATCGAGGACCCCTTCTTCGAGTACACCATAGACGAGGCCCTGTGCGTGGGCTGCGGCAAGTGCGTGAAGGGCTGCGCCCAGTTCGGCAACGGGTCGCTGTACCTCCAAATCAAGCGGGACCTCTGCAAGAACTGCAACGAGTGCGCCATCGCCCGCGACTGCCCGTCCGACGCGGTGAGCCAGGTGCCCATGCGCCTGGCGTACCGGCTGAAGACCGGCGGCGCGGAGCCGGAAAAGGGGGACGGGGCATGA